The following coding sequences lie in one Gemmatimonadaceae bacterium genomic window:
- a CDS encoding S9 family peptidase yields MRVLRSLAAFTIAVTPVATIPFALGAQLAAPQHSNRVSLEQYLDWEEVQAPQLSPDGAQILFGRRWVDKMNDKWESSIWLMNADGTHQRALVQGSDVHWSPDGKRVAYVAKGEPSGQQIFVRWMDAEGAVTQISHLTESPSSLEWSPDGKSIAFTMNVPVKETWRIPMPAAPKGAKWVESPKIVTRLNYRSDRVGYTDDAYRHIFLIPADGGTPRQITNGDWNHSAPAFSADGKWIAFSGLREANAENFFRKSQIYAANIETGEIKQITRRNGTNGNPVYSPDGKQIAFMSADSVDHSAWAESRLFVMNADGSSAHLVSGNLDRPISAVSWAPDGSGIYFNVENEGSKNLYFATSAGQFHPVTTGRQVLTVSAVGKTGVAVGIRSTPVKPNDVVSFTVPKTGTVSSFTQLTAVNDDVLAGKELAQTEEIWYTSKDGLKIQGWIVKPPGFDASKKYPLILDIHGGPQSMYNVAFSFARQDHAANGYVVLYTNPRGSTGYGEKFTNEIKNAYPGKDFDDLMAGVDTVVGRGYIDTKNMFVYGCSGGGVLTAWTVGHTNRFAAAASLCPVIDWISFVGETDGASWYQNFEKPFWEDPSEYLKRSPIMYTGNVKTPTLLMTGVLDLRTPIPQIEEFYRALKMHGTPTMMIRMNNEYHGTSSTPSNFLRTQLYVRGWFEKYGTMHNGAVTTTQDR; encoded by the coding sequence ATGCGCGTGCTCCGCTCTCTGGCCGCGTTCACGATTGCCGTGACCCCGGTCGCCACCATTCCGTTCGCGCTCGGCGCTCAGCTGGCCGCGCCGCAGCACTCCAACCGCGTTTCCCTCGAGCAGTACCTCGATTGGGAGGAAGTGCAGGCGCCCCAACTCTCGCCCGACGGGGCCCAGATCCTGTTCGGACGTCGCTGGGTCGACAAGATGAACGACAAATGGGAATCGTCCATCTGGCTCATGAACGCCGACGGCACCCATCAGCGCGCGCTCGTTCAAGGCTCCGACGTTCACTGGTCGCCCGACGGAAAGCGCGTCGCGTACGTCGCGAAGGGTGAGCCGAGCGGACAGCAGATCTTCGTTCGCTGGATGGACGCCGAGGGCGCGGTCACCCAGATCTCGCACCTCACCGAGAGCCCGTCGAGCCTCGAGTGGTCGCCCGACGGCAAGTCGATCGCGTTCACCATGAACGTGCCGGTGAAAGAAACGTGGCGCATCCCGATGCCCGCGGCGCCGAAAGGCGCGAAGTGGGTGGAATCGCCGAAGATCGTGACGCGGCTCAACTATCGGTCGGACCGCGTCGGCTACACCGACGACGCGTACCGCCACATCTTCCTGATCCCGGCCGACGGCGGCACGCCGCGCCAAATCACGAACGGTGACTGGAACCACTCGGCACCCGCGTTCTCGGCCGACGGAAAATGGATCGCGTTCTCCGGTCTGCGCGAAGCGAACGCCGAGAACTTCTTCCGCAAATCGCAGATCTACGCCGCGAACATCGAGACCGGCGAGATCAAGCAGATCACGCGCCGCAACGGCACGAACGGCAACCCGGTGTACTCGCCCGACGGCAAGCAAATCGCCTTCATGTCGGCCGATTCCGTGGATCACTCGGCGTGGGCCGAGTCGAGGCTCTTCGTCATGAACGCCGATGGATCGAGTGCACACCTGGTTTCGGGAAATCTCGACCGGCCGATCTCCGCTGTGTCGTGGGCGCCCGACGGGTCGGGGATCTACTTCAACGTCGAGAACGAAGGATCCAAGAACCTCTACTTCGCGACGTCGGCGGGGCAGTTCCACCCGGTGACGACGGGCAGGCAGGTATTGACCGTGAGCGCCGTCGGCAAGACGGGTGTGGCGGTCGGCATCCGGTCGACGCCGGTCAAGCCGAACGACGTCGTGTCGTTCACCGTGCCGAAGACCGGTACCGTTTCCAGCTTCACGCAGCTCACCGCGGTCAACGACGACGTGCTCGCCGGCAAGGAGCTCGCGCAGACCGAGGAGATCTGGTACACGTCGAAGGACGGCCTGAAGATCCAAGGTTGGATCGTGAAGCCGCCCGGCTTCGACGCGAGCAAGAAATACCCGCTCATTCTGGACATCCACGGCGGGCCGCAGTCGATGTACAACGTCGCCTTCAGCTTCGCGCGTCAGGACCACGCCGCGAACGGGTACGTCGTCCTCTACACGAATCCGCGCGGCAGCACGGGGTATGGCGAGAAGTTCACCAACGAGATCAAGAACGCGTATCCCGGGAAGGACTTCGACGACCTGATGGCGGGCGTCGACACGGTCGTCGGCCGCGGCTACATCGACACGAAGAACATGTTCGTGTACGGCTGTTCGGGCGGCGGCGTGTTGACCGCGTGGACGGTCGGACACACGAACCGTTTCGCGGCGGCCGCGTCACTCTGTCCGGTCATCGACTGGATCAGCTTCGTGGGAGAAACCGACGGCGCGAGCTGGTACCAGAACTTCGAGAAGCCCTTCTGGGAAGATCCGAGCGAATACCTCAAGCGCTCGCCGATCATGTACACGGGCAACGTGAAGACTCCGACGCTGCTGATGACGGGCGTGCTCGATCTCCGCACGCCGATCCCGCAGATCGAGGAGTTCTATCGCGCGCTCAAGATGCACGGCACGCCGACGATGATGATCCGGATGAACAACGAGTATCACGGCACGTCGAGTACGCCGTCGAACTTCCTGCGGACGCAATTGTACGTGCGCGGGTGGTTCGAGAAGTACGGGACGATGCACAACGGGGCGGTCACCACGACCCAGGATCGCTGA
- a CDS encoding low affinity iron permease family protein — translation MTVPSTPGSAGFDWFRRFSQRVARSVGAPWAFAVALIVVVGWAITGPVFHYSNTWQLIINTGTTIITFLMVFVIQNTQNRDSQVTQLKLDELIRAIRPARNELVNMEGMSDDELLGLQRQFEDLRRRAEAHRLARRRAGDKRLDDVRRAVE, via the coding sequence ATGACCGTCCCATCCACCCCTGGGTCGGCGGGATTCGACTGGTTCCGCCGTTTTTCACAGCGCGTCGCGCGCTCCGTGGGCGCGCCGTGGGCATTCGCTGTGGCGCTCATCGTCGTCGTCGGGTGGGCGATCACGGGCCCGGTTTTCCACTACTCGAACACGTGGCAGCTGATCATCAACACGGGCACCACCATCATCACCTTCTTGATGGTGTTCGTGATTCAGAATACGCAAAATCGCGATTCGCAGGTCACGCAGCTCAAGCTGGACGAGCTGATTCGCGCGATCCGGCCGGCACGCAACGAGCTGGTGAACATGGAAGGGATGAGCGACGACGAGCTGCTGGGCCTACAGCGTCAGTTCGAGGACTTGCGCCGGCGTGCCGAGGCGCACCGATTGGCCCGGCGCCGCGCTGGCGATAAACGACTGGACGACGTGCGCCGCGCTGTTGAATAG
- a CDS encoding prolyl-tRNA synthetase associated domain-containing protein: MRTPDAVCAIFDELGLEYERHHHAPVHTCDEAEAAIQASDAVQTKNLFLRDKRGRRHFLLVTTCAKAVDVKRFAQTADADHLSFGSPDRLMRHLGVEPGSVTVFGLVNDEAHGVELFIDRDVWNAPRWRCHPLVNSQTVVMGRADVERFLERTGHVPHVVSVESRPPES; the protein is encoded by the coding sequence ATGCGAACGCCCGACGCGGTGTGCGCGATTTTCGACGAGCTCGGATTGGAGTACGAGCGTCATCATCACGCGCCCGTCCACACCTGCGACGAAGCCGAGGCGGCGATTCAGGCGAGCGACGCCGTCCAAACGAAGAATCTGTTCCTGCGCGACAAGCGCGGCCGGCGCCATTTTCTTCTCGTCACGACATGCGCGAAGGCGGTGGACGTCAAACGATTTGCCCAGACCGCCGATGCGGACCACCTGAGCTTCGGGTCGCCCGACCGCCTGATGCGCCACCTTGGGGTTGAGCCCGGTTCAGTGACGGTCTTTGGTCTCGTGAACGACGAGGCCCACGGCGTGGAGCTGTTCATCGATCGCGACGTCTGGAACGCCCCGCGGTGGAGATGCCACCCGCTGGTCAACAGCCAGACGGTCGTGATGGGTCGCGCCGACGTCGAACGCTTCCTCGAGCGCACGGGACACGTCCCCCACGTCGTGAGCGTAGAGTCGAGGCCGCCAGAATCTTGA
- a CDS encoding MFS transporter — translation MLSATPTSAPHAPDLIRHHQPEFRQTTLGLFSAGFATFALLYCVQPLMPVFARDFQVSAAASSLPLSLATGFLAPALIVAGTFSEARGRVPLMLASLLAAALLTIACALAPRWSVLLALRTLAGVSFAGLPAISMAYLSEEVHPSSIGLAMGLVIGGNGLGGMSGRLLTALIADLSSWRWAMAVMGLLGLVAAIVAWRMLPPSRHFNAHPLRIAPLALTFWEQLRDSRLVPLYAQGFLLGGAFVATYNYVSYHLLAEPYSLSHAAVGFIFVVYLVGIVASAWIGSIADRVGGGRRRMLASMAAVMFAGIALTMTRPLALVIAGIAIITFGFFGGHSVASSWVGLRATHAKAQAAALYLFFYYLGSSVVGSTGGVFWDRWRWPGVAGFVAVLSLTSFAVALGLSRSPAPSAAPAV, via the coding sequence GTGCTCTCCGCTACTCCCACCTCGGCGCCGCACGCGCCCGATCTGATCCGGCACCACCAGCCGGAATTTCGGCAGACGACCCTCGGCCTTTTCTCCGCCGGTTTCGCGACCTTCGCGCTGCTGTATTGCGTGCAGCCGCTCATGCCGGTGTTCGCGCGTGATTTTCAAGTCAGCGCCGCGGCGAGCAGCTTGCCGCTGTCGCTTGCAACGGGGTTCCTCGCGCCGGCGCTGATCGTCGCCGGCACGTTCTCGGAGGCCCGCGGACGCGTGCCGCTGATGCTCGCGTCGCTGCTCGCGGCTGCGCTCCTCACGATCGCGTGCGCGCTCGCACCGCGGTGGAGCGTTCTCCTCGCGCTGCGCACGCTGGCCGGCGTTTCATTCGCCGGGCTGCCCGCGATCTCGATGGCCTATCTGAGCGAGGAGGTCCATCCCAGCTCGATCGGTCTGGCGATGGGCCTCGTGATCGGGGGAAACGGTCTCGGAGGAATGAGCGGACGGCTCCTGACCGCTCTCATCGCCGACCTGTCATCGTGGCGCTGGGCTATGGCCGTGATGGGGTTGCTCGGCCTCGTGGCGGCGATCGTCGCCTGGCGAATGCTTCCGCCATCGCGTCACTTCAACGCGCATCCGCTGCGAATCGCCCCGTTGGCGCTCACGTTCTGGGAGCAGCTGCGCGACTCTCGTCTCGTGCCGCTCTATGCGCAGGGTTTCTTGCTCGGCGGAGCGTTCGTCGCGACGTACAACTACGTCTCGTATCATCTGTTGGCCGAACCGTATTCACTGAGCCACGCCGCCGTGGGATTCATCTTCGTCGTCTACTTGGTCGGCATCGTCGCGTCGGCGTGGATCGGATCCATCGCCGACCGCGTGGGCGGGGGGCGGCGCAGGATGCTGGCGTCGATGGCCGCCGTGATGTTCGCCGGAATCGCGCTCACCATGACACGTCCGCTGGCGCTCGTGATCGCGGGCATCGCGATCATCACATTCGGCTTCTTCGGCGGACACTCGGTGGCGAGCAGTTGGGTGGGACTGCGCGCGACGCATGCCAAGGCGCAGGCCGCCGCGCTCTATCTGTTCTTCTACTACCTCGGCTCCAGCGTCGTCGGGTCGACCGGCGGAGTGTTCTGGGATCGTTGGCGCTGGCCCGGCGTCGCCGGTTTCGTCGCGGTTCTGTCGTTGACGTCTTTCGCCGTCGCACTCGGGCTCTCTCGCTCGCCGGCTCCATCGGCGGCCCCGGCGGTTTGA
- a CDS encoding fused MFS/spermidine synthase produces MSSSTKTQSRRAPYTGPSRGAEPIASSGAPVTNRLLPLVVLLFIGSGCAALIYEIVWFQLLSLIIGSSAVSLGVLLGTFMGGMCIGSLYLSRFVSRRQHPLRVYAMLELAIAGFGLLVLWGLPYAGGLYFAIALHGTADLLVRGLFCALCLLPPTLLMGATLPAIARWVETTPEGVAWLGFFYGGNIAGAVLGCVLAGFYLLRVHDMAVATYVAVAIDVIVAGISLALARATMYRGEENATADAKESESIIPAGAWPVYVTIALSGATALAAEAVWTRLLSLLLGATTYTFSLILAAFLLGLGLGSTGGSAIARTAKQPRLALGVCQLLLTGAIAWAAYSMTKILPYWPVSPGLAVDATPTFQIDLVRCLWSVFPAAVLWGASFPLALAAVGRGAKDPARLVGSVYAANTIGGIIGALFGSLLIIAWLGTQMSQRLLIAVAAVSAVVALVPVAVEGVSKLTTTPRRTWLGLATAGVAVLLMMSVPPVPPLLVGYGRWFATRLENANDFIYVGEGMTASVAVSQLSNGVLNYHNAGKVQASSEPQDMRLQRMLGHLTTLLPPHPNSVLVIGCGAGVTAGAVSIDPALQSETIAEIEPLVPAVVSKYFGAHNYNVVTNPKVHVEIDDARHFILTTKQKFDAVTSDPLDPWVKGAATLYTKEFFDVVKEHLNPGGVVTLFVQLYESSPEAVKSEVATFFQAFPNGVVFGNTNNGAGYDLVLVGQMGTMHINVDDIEQRLQSPQYAQVAQSLHEIGINSATELFSTFAGNEPMLRPWLADAQINHDRNLRLQFLAGLGLNRYDQATIYSQMVQYRRYPDGLFAASPERLAQIRLATGGAE; encoded by the coding sequence GTGTCGTCATCCACCAAAACACAGTCCCGCCGCGCGCCGTACACCGGCCCGAGCCGCGGCGCGGAACCCATCGCGTCGAGCGGGGCTCCCGTCACCAATCGGCTCCTCCCGCTCGTCGTTCTCCTTTTCATTGGAAGCGGATGCGCGGCGCTGATTTACGAGATCGTCTGGTTTCAGCTCCTGAGCCTCATCATCGGGTCGTCGGCGGTGTCGCTCGGCGTTTTGCTCGGAACGTTCATGGGTGGCATGTGCATCGGCAGCCTGTATCTCTCGCGCTTCGTGTCGCGCCGCCAACACCCGCTGCGCGTCTACGCGATGCTCGAGCTGGCGATCGCAGGGTTCGGGCTATTGGTGCTGTGGGGGCTGCCGTACGCGGGCGGTCTGTACTTCGCAATCGCGCTTCACGGGACGGCGGATCTCCTCGTTCGTGGGCTGTTCTGCGCGCTCTGCCTGCTGCCGCCGACGCTTCTCATGGGCGCGACGCTGCCCGCCATCGCGCGCTGGGTCGAGACGACTCCGGAAGGCGTGGCGTGGTTGGGCTTCTTCTACGGTGGCAACATTGCCGGCGCAGTGCTCGGTTGCGTGCTCGCCGGTTTCTATCTCCTGCGCGTTCATGACATGGCGGTGGCGACCTACGTCGCCGTGGCCATCGACGTGATCGTCGCCGGAATCAGCCTCGCGCTTGCCCGGGCCACGATGTATCGCGGCGAGGAAAACGCGACCGCTGACGCGAAGGAATCGGAATCGATCATCCCGGCCGGCGCGTGGCCCGTATATGTCACGATCGCGCTTTCCGGCGCGACCGCGCTGGCCGCCGAAGCCGTCTGGACTCGCCTGCTGTCGCTCCTGCTCGGCGCGACGACGTACACGTTCTCGCTCATTCTCGCCGCGTTCCTGCTCGGCCTTGGTTTGGGCAGCACCGGCGGATCGGCCATCGCGCGAACGGCGAAGCAACCTCGCCTCGCGCTCGGCGTTTGCCAGTTGCTGCTCACCGGCGCGATCGCGTGGGCCGCGTACTCGATGACGAAGATTCTTCCGTACTGGCCGGTCAGCCCGGGGTTGGCGGTCGACGCCACGCCGACTTTCCAGATCGACCTGGTTCGCTGTCTTTGGTCCGTCTTTCCGGCGGCGGTGCTTTGGGGAGCGAGCTTCCCGCTGGCGCTGGCGGCGGTCGGCCGCGGCGCGAAGGATCCCGCGCGGCTCGTCGGCAGCGTGTACGCCGCCAACACGATTGGCGGCATCATCGGCGCCCTGTTCGGCAGTTTGCTGATCATCGCGTGGCTCGGCACTCAGATGTCGCAGCGGCTGCTGATTGCGGTGGCGGCGGTGAGCGCGGTCGTCGCGCTCGTTCCGGTCGCGGTGGAAGGCGTGTCCAAGCTGACGACCACGCCGCGCCGCACGTGGTTGGGCCTCGCGACAGCCGGCGTCGCCGTTCTGCTGATGATGAGCGTTCCGCCGGTGCCGCCGCTTCTCGTCGGCTACGGCCGATGGTTCGCGACGCGTCTCGAGAACGCCAACGACTTCATCTACGTCGGCGAAGGAATGACGGCGTCGGTGGCGGTGTCGCAGCTGTCGAACGGCGTCCTGAACTACCACAATGCCGGCAAGGTGCAGGCGTCGAGCGAGCCGCAGGACATGCGTCTGCAGCGAATGCTCGGCCACCTCACGACGCTCTTGCCGCCGCATCCCAATTCCGTGCTCGTCATCGGTTGCGGCGCGGGCGTGACGGCGGGCGCGGTGAGCATCGATCCCGCTCTCCAGAGCGAGACGATCGCCGAGATCGAGCCGCTCGTGCCGGCGGTCGTGTCGAAGTACTTCGGCGCGCACAACTACAACGTCGTCACGAATCCCAAGGTGCACGTCGAGATCGATGACGCGCGGCATTTCATTCTTACGACCAAACAGAAGTTCGACGCCGTCACGTCGGATCCGCTCGATCCATGGGTGAAGGGCGCGGCCACGCTCTACACGAAGGAATTCTTCGACGTCGTGAAGGAGCACCTCAATCCGGGCGGCGTCGTGACGCTTTTCGTGCAGCTCTACGAGAGCAGCCCGGAAGCGGTGAAGAGCGAGGTCGCGACGTTCTTCCAGGCGTTCCCGAACGGCGTGGTGTTCGGCAACACGAACAACGGCGCCGGCTACGACCTGGTGCTCGTCGGCCAGATGGGGACGATGCACATCAACGTCGACGACATCGAGCAGCGTCTCCAGAGCCCGCAGTACGCGCAGGTCGCGCAGTCGCTGCACGAGATCGGAATCAATTCCGCGACGGAGCTCTTCTCGACGTTCGCGGGCAACGAACCGATGCTGCGGCCCTGGCTCGCGGACGCGCAGATCAACCACGACCGGAATCTGCGGTTGCAGTTCCTCGCCGGTCTCGGTCTGAACCGGTACGACCAGGCGACGATCTACAGCCAGATGGTGCAATACCGGCGCTACCCTGACGGTCTGTTCGCGGCGTCGCCGGAGCGACTCGCGCAGATCCGGCTGGCGACGGGCGGAGCGGAGTAG
- a CDS encoding ankyrin repeat domain-containing protein: MRSLDDLFDASRTGDREGAARVLTRSPELARVTGPHPIWGGEPTALHVAVENGRADVAALLLDAGADPNHPSDMYDGWSPLLIAAGRESRELVELLRSHGAQIDAWEAAALGDLARLSEIVDQHSSVVRERRANQAPPLHFAATVDVARFLVAQGAALDALDKYGATAARSAAYGRRTRRPVARFLMDVSGESDAWLLAALDDVDGLTLMAETGADILGARRSGLNPASGIGETPLHTAAALANLATVSFLIARGVDADVPSGPDGDRALHYAAKRNARDVVDALLAAGANPRLKDARHEATPADWARFAGHFALATYLEDLEVT, encoded by the coding sequence GTGAGATCGCTCGACGACCTGTTCGACGCTTCCCGGACCGGGGATCGCGAGGGTGCGGCGCGCGTGCTCACCCGGTCGCCAGAGTTGGCGAGAGTCACCGGGCCGCACCCGATCTGGGGCGGAGAGCCGACCGCGCTCCATGTCGCCGTCGAGAACGGGCGCGCCGACGTCGCCGCGCTTCTGCTCGATGCCGGCGCCGACCCCAACCACCCAAGCGACATGTACGACGGTTGGTCGCCGCTGCTGATCGCGGCGGGGCGTGAATCCCGCGAGCTGGTCGAGCTGCTTCGCTCGCACGGCGCGCAGATCGACGCCTGGGAAGCGGCGGCGCTCGGGGATCTGGCGCGTCTTTCCGAGATCGTCGACCAGCACTCGTCGGTCGTCCGCGAGCGGCGCGCGAACCAGGCGCCGCCGCTCCACTTCGCGGCTACGGTGGACGTCGCTCGCTTCCTCGTCGCGCAGGGCGCCGCGCTCGACGCGCTCGACAAGTACGGCGCCACCGCGGCGAGGTCGGCCGCGTATGGGCGGCGCACGCGGCGGCCTGTTGCGAGATTCCTCATGGATGTGAGCGGCGAATCCGACGCGTGGCTGCTCGCGGCGCTCGACGACGTCGACGGCTTGACGCTGATGGCCGAGACCGGCGCCGACATTCTGGGCGCGCGACGCAGCGGGTTGAATCCGGCGAGCGGGATCGGAGAGACGCCGCTGCACACCGCGGCCGCGCTGGCCAACCTCGCCACTGTGAGTTTTCTAATCGCTCGGGGCGTGGACGCCGACGTTCCATCCGGACCCGACGGCGATCGCGCGCTGCACTACGCGGCCAAGCGCAACGCGCGCGACGTCGTCGACGCGCTGTTGGCAGCGGGCGCGAACCCGAGGCTCAAGGACGCCAGACACGAGGCGACGCCCGCGGATTGGGCGCGGTTCGCCGGCCATTTCGCGCTGGCGACCTACTTAGAAGACTTGGAAGTGACCTAG